A region from the Streptomyces tsukubensis genome encodes:
- a CDS encoding ABC transporter permease: protein MAAADGPPEGTDVTAAGSGPGRASAAAVAEEGMPGPRRSSGTAARSALSALIRRDLTVLRKNFGEFAGRTIMQPFLLVFIFLYVFPVIGQGVGSGGGTAGESEFATVLVPGVVSIAVMFQGIQSVAIQMSQEFGFTREIEDRVQAPCPIWLVAVARVLSGAVQGLISAALVLPIAAVVHAPGVRPDLHLHWGVVLTLIPLSCLAMTALGLLLGTTFEPRNIGVMFGFVVLPLVFLGGTYYQWTELSAVEVGGFPWLQTLVLLNPLIYISEGMRAGFTDVSHMPLYVVYPVLIGFCVLFLGLGLRNFRRRVLS, encoded by the coding sequence ATGGCCGCAGCCGACGGCCCGCCGGAGGGAACGGACGTCACGGCCGCGGGGAGCGGTCCCGGCCGGGCGTCCGCGGCCGCCGTGGCGGAGGAGGGCATGCCCGGTCCGCGGCGTTCGTCGGGCACGGCAGCCCGCTCCGCGCTGTCGGCGCTGATCCGCCGCGATCTGACGGTGCTGCGGAAGAACTTCGGCGAGTTCGCGGGCCGGACGATCATGCAGCCCTTTCTGCTGGTCTTCATCTTCCTGTACGTCTTCCCGGTGATCGGCCAGGGGGTGGGCTCGGGCGGCGGTACGGCCGGGGAGTCCGAGTTCGCCACCGTCCTGGTGCCGGGGGTGGTGTCGATCGCCGTGATGTTCCAGGGCATCCAGTCGGTCGCCATCCAGATGTCGCAGGAGTTCGGCTTCACCCGCGAAATCGAGGACCGGGTGCAGGCGCCCTGCCCGATCTGGCTGGTCGCCGTGGCGCGGGTGCTGTCCGGCGCGGTCCAGGGGCTGATCTCGGCCGCGCTCGTCCTGCCGATCGCGGCCGTCGTCCACGCTCCGGGCGTCCGCCCCGATCTCCATCTGCACTGGGGGGTGGTGCTGACGCTGATCCCGCTGTCGTGCCTGGCGATGACCGCGCTGGGGCTGCTGCTGGGCACCACCTTCGAGCCGCGGAACATCGGGGTGATGTTCGGCTTCGTGGTGCTGCCGCTGGTCTTCCTGGGCGGTACGTACTACCAGTGGACCGAGCTGTCGGCGGTGGAGGTCGGCGGCTTCCCCTGGCTCCAGACGCTGGTGCTGCTCAATCCGCTGATCTACATCAGCGAGGGCATGCGGGCCGGGTTCACGGATGTCTCGCATATGCCGCTGTACGTGGTGTATCCGGTGCTCATCGGGTTCTGTGTGCTCTTCCTCGGCCTCGGCCTGCGCAACTTCCGCCGTCGCGTGCTCTCCTGA
- a CDS encoding ATP-binding cassette domain-containing protein, whose translation MTAPGAPDVIRTEALRKVYPGTDFAAVDGIGLRVRQGEFFGLLGPNGAGKTTTVGMLTGRVVPTSGSAYVGTVDVVRQPALAKQIIACVTQQNTLDRALTVRENLYFHGLLFGIPRKESLRRADELLERFALARWRDASVYALSGGMAQRLMLARAVFHRPAVLFLDEPTAGLDPQGRLALWEALDELIADGRTILLTTHNMEEADQLCDRVAIVDHGRILALDTPAALKRGLGADTTVTVVARGRAEELAHRLEEDIPEVVRTRLTDGGVELQVSGNDRLVPRVVASAEAGGFELVDLSLSQSTLETVFISLTGKELRE comes from the coding sequence ACCGCTCCCGGGGCCCCGGACGTGATCCGTACCGAAGCGCTCCGCAAGGTGTATCCGGGCACGGACTTCGCCGCGGTCGACGGGATCGGACTGCGGGTGCGGCAGGGCGAGTTCTTCGGTCTGCTGGGGCCCAACGGCGCGGGCAAGACCACCACCGTCGGCATGCTCACCGGGCGGGTGGTGCCGACCTCGGGGTCCGCGTACGTGGGGACCGTGGACGTGGTGCGGCAGCCCGCGCTGGCCAAGCAGATCATCGCCTGTGTCACCCAGCAGAACACGCTGGACCGGGCGCTGACGGTCCGGGAGAACCTCTACTTCCACGGGCTGCTGTTCGGGATCCCCCGCAAGGAGTCGCTGCGCCGGGCGGACGAGCTGCTCGAACGGTTCGCGCTGGCCCGCTGGCGCGACGCCTCCGTGTACGCCCTGTCGGGCGGTATGGCGCAGCGGCTGATGCTGGCCCGGGCGGTCTTCCACCGGCCGGCCGTGCTCTTCCTCGACGAGCCGACGGCCGGTCTCGACCCGCAGGGCAGGCTCGCGCTCTGGGAGGCGCTGGACGAGCTGATCGCGGACGGCCGGACGATCCTGCTGACCACGCACAACATGGAGGAGGCCGACCAGCTCTGCGACCGGGTCGCGATCGTGGACCACGGCCGGATCCTGGCCCTGGACACACCCGCCGCGCTGAAGCGGGGCCTGGGCGCGGACACCACCGTCACGGTGGTCGCGCGGGGGCGGGCGGAGGAGTTGGCGCACCGTCTGGAGGAGGACATTCCGGAGGTGGTGCGGACCCGGCTCACGGACGGCGGGGTCGAGCTTCAGGTCTCGGGGAACGACCGGCTGGTGCCCCGGGTGGTGGCGAGCGCCGAGGCGGGCGGCTTCGAGCTGGTCGATCTGTCGCTGTCGCAGAGCACCCTGGAGACCGTCTTCATCAGTCTCACCGGGAAGGAGCTGAGGGAGTGA